One genomic region from Nostoc sphaeroides encodes:
- a CDS encoding rhomboid family intramembrane serine protease, translating to MVPIRDNNPTKITPYVTYGLIAANVLAFLYEASLPPQALNGFLHLAAVVPRELTLSFGGISLHQPVPEWATLITSQFLHGGFLHLAGNMLFLWIFGNNVEDKLGHAKYLLFYLSCGVLASLTQWFFAQDSSIPSLGASGAIAGVLGAYILRFPNAEVLGIVPLGFFFPTFRVPAYFFLGFWFLEQAFYGLASLQTRTNIGMESGGIAYWAHAGGFIFGAILGPLLGLFNDKSQEESWYQ from the coding sequence GTGGTTCCCATTAGAGATAATAATCCGACAAAAATTACGCCTTATGTGACTTATGGACTGATTGCTGCTAATGTTCTCGCTTTTCTTTATGAAGCAAGTCTTCCCCCCCAAGCATTAAATGGGTTTCTACACCTTGCGGCTGTAGTTCCACGAGAACTGACTTTAAGCTTTGGTGGTATCTCTTTACATCAACCAGTGCCAGAGTGGGCAACTTTGATTACCTCACAATTTTTACACGGTGGTTTCTTGCACTTAGCAGGTAATATGTTGTTTCTCTGGATTTTTGGTAACAACGTTGAAGATAAATTAGGTCATGCCAAATATTTACTGTTTTATTTATCTTGTGGAGTTTTGGCATCCTTGACTCAGTGGTTCTTCGCTCAAGATTCCAGCATTCCTTCCTTGGGTGCAAGTGGTGCGATCGCAGGCGTTTTAGGAGCGTATATTCTCCGCTTTCCCAACGCCGAAGTTCTCGGCATAGTCCCTTTAGGGTTTTTCTTCCCGACTTTCCGCGTTCCGGCATATTTCTTTTTGGGATTTTGGTTTCTCGAACAAGCTTTCTACGGGCTTGCTAGTCTGCAAACACGTACCAACATCGGTATGGAAAGCGGCGGTATTGCCTATTGGGCACATGCAGGCGGGTTTATCTTTGGGGCAATTCTCGGCCCACTCTTGGGTTTGTTTAACGATAAATCACAGGAAGAATCTTGGTATCAGTAA
- a CDS encoding GumC family protein — protein sequence MPSHQDEQDLINFQQYWLTLKRRWLLIITIMGSVFGVTGLVTFYQEPIYEAESKLLFNNQSSASLTDVSQQLGQLSGLTTNSNLLETEAEIIRSHPLTQKIIDELHIKDNLGQPLELRDFLRNLKIKNIRGTNILQLYYRSANPQEATAILNRLMSAYLENNIRINRSEATATREFLNKQLPLVQAKLAESQAALRRFKEKHEVVSLEAEAIEGVKRLNELSSQMTQLHAQLVDFRSRSGALQNQLALSTQQAMALTSLSQSIAVQQVLLEYHKVQDLLAVERSRLTDEHPVITSLLNKEQALRKQLEARVSQTLSSSQPIPEQDLQIGELKQTLTANLVQLEVQRLGLENQVGVLRKDFVLYQARIRSLPKLEQLQLQLQLELEIAQTTYGQMMKRLQETQILENQNVGNARILSEALLPKKPVSPIILLNLALGGFLGFFLGIGAALLLEAEDKSVKTAEEAQQLLDYPLLGTIPLFDQKTRLARGESITELPVLNNPYSSVNAAFEMLQIKLGFTFYDKELKVVVVSSSVMNEGKSFIAANLAVATAQMGRRVLLIDADMRRPHQHEMWQQPNLMGLSNVLVGQATLAEAAKEVMINLELLTSGTIPPNPAALLDSQSMKRLLQQAAQDYDCIIIDTLPLSIMPDASIVGKMADGMLLVARPGIVTSAAAKTTKGLLEHSRVPVLGLVVNCVATDNNDYGYYYFDKNTGESKSGKKDRIKSNLSKITGLKLL from the coding sequence ATGCCTTCCCATCAAGACGAGCAAGACCTGATTAATTTTCAACAGTATTGGCTGACTCTAAAAAGACGTTGGTTACTGATAATAACCATTATGGGGTCGGTCTTTGGAGTCACAGGGTTGGTTACTTTTTATCAAGAACCAATTTATGAAGCCGAGTCCAAACTCCTTTTTAATAACCAAAGTAGTGCTTCCCTTACAGATGTAAGTCAGCAGCTGGGACAACTCAGCGGGCTGACAACTAACTCAAACCTTTTGGAAACCGAAGCCGAAATTATTCGCTCTCACCCCCTGACTCAAAAAATTATTGATGAGTTGCACATCAAGGATAATCTGGGACAACCATTAGAATTACGTGATTTTCTGCGTAACTTGAAAATCAAAAATATCAGAGGGACGAATATTTTACAACTTTATTATCGTAGTGCTAATCCTCAAGAAGCCACAGCTATTCTCAATAGATTGATGAGTGCTTATCTGGAAAATAATATTCGGATTAACCGTTCTGAAGCCACAGCAACACGGGAATTTTTAAACAAGCAATTACCTCTAGTCCAGGCAAAACTCGCAGAGTCACAAGCAGCACTGCGTCGGTTTAAAGAAAAGCACGAGGTTGTTTCTCTAGAAGCAGAAGCTATAGAAGGAGTCAAAAGGCTGAATGAATTATCCAGCCAGATGACCCAACTACACGCGCAGTTGGTTGATTTTAGGAGTCGTTCTGGTGCTTTGCAAAATCAATTGGCATTGAGCACACAGCAAGCTATGGCATTGACCAGCTTAAGTCAATCCATAGCAGTACAACAAGTGCTATTGGAATATCATAAGGTTCAAGACCTGTTAGCTGTGGAGAGGTCACGATTGACTGATGAACACCCAGTGATTACTAGTTTGTTAAATAAAGAACAAGCTCTTAGAAAGCAGCTAGAAGCAAGAGTGAGTCAAACTCTGAGTAGTTCACAGCCTATCCCAGAGCAAGATTTACAAATAGGAGAACTCAAGCAGACTCTAACTGCTAATTTGGTGCAACTGGAAGTACAACGGTTGGGATTGGAGAATCAAGTTGGTGTGTTGAGGAAGGATTTTGTACTTTATCAAGCACGGATTAGAAGCTTACCGAAACTGGAACAACTACAACTACAACTACAACTAGAGCTAGAGATTGCTCAAACAACCTACGGACAAATGATGAAACGATTGCAAGAAACTCAAATACTGGAAAACCAGAACGTGGGTAATGCCAGGATTCTTTCCGAAGCTTTACTTCCGAAAAAACCAGTTTCTCCTATTATCCTCTTGAATTTGGCACTGGGGGGATTTTTAGGATTTTTCTTAGGTATTGGAGCAGCTTTATTGCTAGAAGCAGAAGACAAGTCTGTGAAGACAGCAGAAGAAGCGCAACAGTTATTGGACTATCCTTTGTTGGGTACAATTCCACTTTTTGATCAAAAAACTAGACTGGCTCGTGGTGAGAGTATAACCGAATTACCGGTACTCAATAACCCTTATTCATCAGTCAATGCTGCCTTTGAAATGCTCCAGATTAAGCTGGGGTTCACTTTTTATGATAAGGAACTGAAGGTAGTTGTGGTTAGCAGTTCTGTGATGAATGAGGGTAAATCTTTTATCGCAGCTAATTTGGCGGTAGCAACTGCCCAAATGGGACGGCGAGTGCTATTGATTGATGCAGATATGCGCCGCCCCCATCAACATGAAATGTGGCAACAACCTAACTTGATGGGGTTAAGTAATGTTTTAGTGGGGCAGGCTACCTTAGCAGAAGCTGCCAAGGAAGTGATGATAAACCTAGAATTGCTCACTTCTGGCACTATACCGCCTAACCCTGCTGCACTACTAGACTCACAATCGATGAAAAGGTTACTCCAACAAGCTGCTCAAGATTATGACTGCATAATTATTGACACTTTGCCTTTAAGTATTATGCCTGATGCCTCGATAGTAGGCAAAATGGCAGATGGAATGTTGTTAGTTGCACGTCCTGGTATAGTTACTTCTGCTGCGGCTAAGACTACAAAAGGATTGTTAGAACATTCTCGTGTGCCAGTGTTAGGACTGGTGGTGAATTGTGTGGCTACGGATAATAATGACTACGGTTACTATTACTTCGATAAAAATACTGGAGAGAGTAAGTCTGGCAAGAAGGATAGGATTAAGTCTAACTTAAGTAAGATTACTGGGTTAAAACTGCTGTAG
- the galE gene encoding UDP-glucose 4-epimerase GalE — MNKKVLVTGGAGYIGSHVVCKLGEAGYDVVVYDNCSTGSPQAVLHGELIIGDLKDSELLSQVFRQHQFTAVLHFAASLNVPESVAHPLDYYANNTRNTLNLLRCCSNMGVNQIIFSSTAAVYGQPETSPVTESTPTEPINPYGRSKLSCEWLIRDYAKASDLRYVILRYFNVAGAEPGGRLGQMAKEASHLIRVTCDAALKRKLGVKIFGTDFPTPDGTAIRDYIHVEDLAAAHLDALAYLEQGNESQILNCGYGQGYSVREVIERVKVISGVDFPVIETERRPGDPACVIAGADKIRKLLGWQPKYNDLDQIVYTTLAWEKHQQDLMVTSSTYGFGVPNVVWAS; from the coding sequence ATGAATAAAAAAGTTTTAGTTACTGGTGGAGCAGGATACATTGGCTCCCATGTAGTTTGTAAGTTGGGCGAAGCCGGTTACGACGTTGTGGTGTATGACAATTGCTCTACAGGTTCACCGCAAGCAGTATTGCATGGTGAGTTAATTATTGGTGATTTAAAAGATTCAGAACTTCTTTCCCAGGTATTCCGTCAGCATCAATTTACGGCTGTGTTACACTTCGCCGCGAGTCTGAATGTACCCGAATCTGTTGCTCATCCCTTAGACTACTACGCTAACAATACTCGCAACACCCTGAATTTACTCCGTTGTTGCAGCAATATGGGTGTAAACCAAATTATCTTTTCTAGTACAGCAGCTGTCTATGGGCAACCAGAAACTAGTCCTGTCACTGAATCTACACCAACTGAACCGATTAACCCCTATGGGCGATCAAAACTTTCTTGTGAATGGCTGATTCGTGACTATGCAAAAGCTTCTGATTTACGTTACGTAATTTTACGATACTTTAATGTTGCTGGAGCAGAACCTGGTGGGCGATTGGGGCAGATGGCAAAAGAAGCATCTCATTTAATTAGAGTTACGTGTGATGCTGCACTCAAACGCAAACTAGGAGTAAAAATTTTTGGTACAGATTTTCCGACACCAGATGGAACGGCAATTAGAGACTACATTCATGTTGAAGATTTAGCAGCAGCACATTTAGATGCTTTGGCCTATTTAGAGCAAGGTAACGAAAGCCAAATTCTCAACTGTGGTTATGGACAAGGATACAGTGTCCGTGAAGTTATCGAACGGGTTAAGGTTATTTCTGGGGTAGATTTTCCGGTTATTGAAACAGAACGTCGTCCGGGTGATCCTGCTTGTGTGATAGCTGGTGCTGATAAAATCCGTAAATTACTTGGTTGGCAACCAAAATATAATGACTTAGATCAAATTGTGTATACTACCCTAGCCTGGGAAAAGCACCAGCAAGATTTGATGGTGACATCCTCCACATACGGATTCGGAGTACCGAACGTAGTATGGGCTTCCTAA
- a CDS encoding rhomboid family intramembrane serine protease encodes MFPLYDENPTRATPYFTYGLIGMNILVFLHEVSLPNAQLNQFLSQYAVIPQELTTNLSGEWITLFTSQFLHGGWWHLISNMVFLWIFGNNIEDRLGHVKYLIFYLTCGALAALCQWFIGMNSEIPSLGASGAISGVLGAYIIRFPQAKVMTLIFLGFFITTIRVPALVIIGLFIVQNVISGLATLQTAANMSVETGGVAYWAHIGGFAFGIILAPIFGLFRQD; translated from the coding sequence GTGTTTCCCCTCTACGACGAAAATCCGACGCGAGCCACCCCGTATTTCACCTACGGGTTAATTGGCATGAATATTTTAGTTTTTCTTCACGAGGTAAGCCTGCCAAATGCACAATTGAATCAGTTTTTAAGTCAATATGCAGTAATACCTCAAGAGTTAACCACCAATTTGAGTGGAGAGTGGATAACATTATTTACGTCGCAATTTTTACACGGTGGTTGGTGGCACTTAATCTCCAATATGGTGTTTCTCTGGATTTTTGGCAACAATATAGAAGATCGATTAGGTCATGTCAAATATTTGATTTTTTATTTAACGTGTGGTGCATTAGCTGCCTTGTGTCAATGGTTTATTGGCATGAATTCGGAAATTCCTTCCTTGGGAGCAAGTGGTGCAATTTCTGGGGTTTTAGGTGCCTACATTATCCGTTTTCCCCAAGCTAAAGTTATGACCTTAATATTTTTAGGGTTTTTCATCACCACAATCAGAGTTCCAGCACTAGTAATAATTGGACTTTTCATTGTGCAAAATGTGATATCCGGTCTTGCTACCCTGCAAACAGCCGCTAATATGAGCGTGGAAACTGGTGGAGTTGCCTACTGGGCGCACATCGGTGGTTTTGCTTTTGGGATAATTCTCGCTCCCATATTTGGATTGTTTCGGCAGGACTAA
- a CDS encoding trypsin-like peptidase domain-containing protein: MNPELFLEQEDVVPLIESLNRFAMKFNSADQRRSVMQNASIHQAFLNNLNFNDRPFIFAQELVSKFKTYHVSNQRLDYHPMIKLLTYLSEIYGEDEVDDVLLFKRLAQQGEKNLKALAARNSVARIESPKGTPIGTGVLIHQTWVLTCNHIFSKSQVTKAWARFNYVQGSHELDSDIFELDLTTKIQHNPVESPQLDYAVAKVVAKVVAKEKIVPKQKIAKVNNNILNQDEKIRLIHHPQGKYAVISDWGSIQHVDQDYINHDVSTENGSSGAPIFNSDWQLVAIHRGNLGIAAEREQNSGTTSGAPLFAFWEKIQNRLID, from the coding sequence ATGAATCCAGAATTATTCTTGGAACAGGAAGATGTTGTGCCATTAATTGAGTCGCTGAACAGATTTGCAATGAAGTTTAACAGTGCTGATCAACGCAGGTCTGTTATGCAGAACGCTAGTATCCATCAAGCTTTCCTGAACAACCTAAATTTCAATGACAGACCATTCATCTTTGCTCAAGAGTTAGTCTCAAAGTTTAAAACTTACCATGTCTCTAATCAAAGATTAGATTATCACCCCATGATAAAACTGCTCACGTACCTGTCTGAGATTTATGGGGAAGATGAAGTAGATGATGTGCTTTTATTTAAGAGGCTAGCTCAACAGGGTGAAAAAAATCTCAAGGCTTTGGCTGCTCGTAATAGTGTTGCAAGAATAGAGTCACCCAAAGGCACTCCTATTGGAACAGGTGTGTTGATCCATCAAACATGGGTACTCACCTGCAATCATATTTTTAGCAAAAGTCAGGTGACAAAAGCTTGGGCAAGGTTTAATTACGTTCAAGGAAGTCATGAATTAGACTCAGATATATTTGAACTAGATTTAACAACAAAAATACAGCATAATCCAGTTGAATCTCCTCAACTGGATTATGCAGTGGCTAAAGTTGTGGCTAAAGTTGTGGCTAAAGAAAAAATTGTACCAAAACAAAAAATTGCTAAAGTTAATAATAATATACTAAATCAAGATGAAAAGATTCGTTTGATTCATCATCCGCAAGGAAAATATGCAGTAATTTCAGATTGGGGTAGTATTCAACACGTGGATCAAGATTACATCAACCATGATGTTAGCACTGAGAATGGTTCATCTGGTGCGCCAATCTTCAATAGTGATTGGCAATTAGTGGCTATCCATCGAGGGAATTTAGGTATAGCTGCGGAGCGAGAGCAAAATTCAGGCACAACCTCTGGTGCCCCTCTCTTTGCCTTCTGGGAAAAGATTCAAAATCGACTAATCGACTAA
- a CDS encoding tetratricopeptide repeat protein codes for MFFSNSLENQLQRWNETIRNQPKNPNAYIRRGMVNFQLAKINESIEDFDMAEQLDASIKPYLWQRGLSYYYAERFAEGAEQFEIDLTVNAQDIEETVWRYLCIARSLGVEEARHSLLTVKNDPRRIMQRVYDLYSGNCTPDEVLTVGQSEGIKGNFYSHLYLGLYYEVENNLDLAQEYIVKAVDNYKIDDYMWYLAQVHKKLRG; via the coding sequence ATGTTTTTTTCAAATTCTCTGGAAAATCAACTCCAGCGCTGGAACGAAACTATTCGCAATCAGCCGAAAAACCCTAATGCTTACATTCGTCGAGGCATGGTTAACTTTCAACTAGCCAAAATTAATGAATCTATTGAAGATTTTGACATGGCAGAGCAATTGGATGCAAGTATTAAACCTTACCTCTGGCAACGGGGATTATCGTATTATTATGCAGAAAGATTTGCTGAAGGCGCTGAACAATTTGAAATAGATTTGACCGTAAATGCTCAAGATATAGAAGAAACAGTATGGCGATATCTCTGCATAGCTCGTTCGTTAGGTGTTGAAGAGGCGCGTCATTCTTTATTAACTGTCAAAAATGACCCTCGGCGCATCATGCAGCGCGTATATGATTTGTATTCGGGAAATTGTACTCCAGATGAAGTTTTAACTGTTGGTCAATCAGAAGGGATAAAGGGAAATTTTTACAGTCATCTTTACTTGGGATTATATTACGAAGTCGAGAATAATCTTGATTTGGCTCAGGAATATATAGTTAAGGCTGTTGATAATTACAAAATTGATGATTATATGTGGTATCTGGCACAGGTACACAAAAAGTTACGAGGATGA
- a CDS encoding AAA family ATPase, translated as MDNSRIYKGEGNRHDSPFADAWAQLEPYITSKSLIDAVNTAIYLRRPLLLEGEPGCGKTRLAYAVAYELGYPLHTCYIRSSSRAQDLLYDYDALRRLYDIQEGKVANNTTGQVKALSKEKYVTLGEFGNAIKQSQEDIPSVVLIDEIDKADIDFPNDLLLELDRLQFQVKEAPDMKYDALKGKTRKERRDCLPLIIITSNREKELPQAFLRRCLFYYLEFPSKETLKQIIQRHFDNETTPIFELALTKFLTLRNELKSWRKIPGTSEFLDWLEILKKAQSDNQLNAEDFKNTDVVNLPYLETLVKTQSDRNALNSRRRENG; from the coding sequence ATGGATAATTCAAGAATTTACAAAGGTGAGGGTAACCGCCACGACAGTCCATTTGCAGATGCATGGGCGCAGCTAGAACCTTATATTACCTCTAAATCTTTAATAGATGCAGTCAATACTGCCATTTATCTGCGTCGTCCTTTATTGCTCGAAGGCGAACCTGGTTGCGGTAAAACTCGTTTAGCTTATGCAGTTGCTTATGAATTAGGTTATCCACTTCATACATGCTATATCCGTTCTTCCAGTCGAGCGCAGGATTTACTATATGATTATGATGCCTTAAGGCGATTGTATGATATTCAAGAAGGAAAAGTAGCAAATAATACAACTGGACAAGTTAAAGCACTATCAAAGGAGAAGTATGTCACGTTAGGAGAATTCGGAAACGCGATCAAACAGTCCCAAGAAGATATCCCCTCAGTTGTACTAATTGATGAAATTGATAAAGCCGATATTGATTTTCCCAATGATTTGTTACTAGAACTAGACCGGTTGCAATTCCAAGTTAAAGAAGCGCCGGACATGAAATATGATGCTTTAAAGGGCAAGACACGTAAGGAACGGCGAGACTGTTTACCACTGATTATCATCACTAGTAACCGAGAGAAAGAATTGCCACAAGCTTTTCTCCGGCGTTGTTTATTCTACTATCTTGAATTTCCTAGTAAAGAAACACTCAAACAAATTATCCAGAGGCATTTTGATAACGAGACTACACCTATATTTGAATTAGCGCTGACAAAATTTTTGACTTTGCGGAATGAGTTAAAAAGTTGGCGAAAAATACCAGGAACCAGTGAATTTTTGGATTGGCTAGAAATTTTAAAGAAAGCCCAGTCGGATAACCAACTAAATGCAGAAGACTTTAAAAATACCGATGTAGTGAATTTACCTTATCTAGAGACGCTGGTGAAAACTCAAAGCGATCGCAACGCCCTTAATAGTAGGAGAAGGGAGAATGGATAA
- a CDS encoding VWA domain-containing protein, with protein sequence MDKLDSLLLEFFERLGEQGVPLGESDYLTAIEAIESTVGLENPDSFKGLFRCLWPKSREDQKLNSLLLDVFERLRKQGVPLGVSDYLTAIEAIESRVGLENSDSFKGLFRLIWAKSREDQKLFDLAFAELVEPELQTLTKPDNSTILDRAIPPRKGSAKNLRARFISQLQTQKYREHPVDDLPKTEPLLEPQQQWEQLPAKDVKLFVPTTEPTEKPHSYQLTTRLPISRREMVGVWRHLRRPQRVGALEELDVEATIRNLCSSGWLLQPVLRPRRRNQAQLVVLVDQQGSMAPFASLIEATIESILRGGLLGKTNLYYFHDCPEKLLYQRPNLTHALLLETILNEKAKGNSILIIGDAGAARGYYDLQRVKETKLFLQTLSTYTYLYAWLNPMPKSRWVATTAEDIACMIPMFPLDREGLSDAVNILRGHPFPPGVGIDEQNP encoded by the coding sequence ATGGATAAACTAGATTCCTTACTGCTTGAGTTTTTTGAACGTTTAGGCGAGCAGGGCGTACCGTTGGGAGAATCAGATTATCTCACAGCGATCGAGGCAATTGAAAGCACAGTAGGGCTAGAAAATCCTGACAGTTTCAAAGGGCTATTTCGCTGCCTCTGGCCAAAGTCCCGAGAAGATCAAAAACTAAATTCCTTACTGCTTGATGTTTTTGAACGGTTACGCAAGCAGGGTGTACCGTTGGGAGTATCAGATTATCTCACAGCGATCGAGGCAATTGAAAGCAGAGTAGGGTTAGAAAATTCTGACAGCTTCAAAGGGCTATTTCGCTTGATCTGGGCAAAGTCCCGGGAAGATCAAAAACTATTCGATCTAGCTTTTGCAGAATTAGTCGAACCCGAACTGCAAACTCTTACTAAACCTGATAACTCAACTATTCTTGATCGCGCTATTCCACCTAGGAAAGGGTCTGCTAAAAATTTGCGAGCGCGTTTTATTTCTCAACTCCAAACCCAAAAATATAGGGAGCATCCAGTTGATGATTTGCCTAAAACTGAACCACTTTTGGAACCACAACAGCAGTGGGAGCAACTACCTGCAAAAGATGTAAAGTTATTTGTACCGACAACCGAGCCAACAGAAAAACCTCATTCCTACCAGTTAACAACCCGATTGCCTATAAGTCGGCGAGAGATGGTAGGAGTCTGGCGACATCTACGCCGTCCTCAACGAGTAGGTGCCCTTGAAGAGTTAGATGTCGAAGCTACAATAAGGAACCTCTGTAGTTCTGGCTGGTTGCTACAACCCGTGTTGAGGCCTCGTCGTCGCAATCAAGCTCAATTAGTGGTATTAGTGGATCAGCAAGGTTCAATGGCTCCCTTTGCTTCTTTAATTGAAGCGACAATTGAAAGTATCTTACGAGGTGGTTTACTTGGCAAGACGAATCTTTACTATTTTCATGATTGCCCAGAAAAACTACTTTATCAACGCCCTAACTTGACACATGCCCTACTTTTAGAAACAATATTAAATGAGAAAGCTAAAGGTAATAGTATATTGATTATCGGTGATGCAGGTGCAGCCCGTGGCTATTACGATCTCCAGCGAGTAAAAGAAACCAAATTATTTCTCCAAACCCTTAGTACCTACACTTACCTTTACGCTTGGCTTAATCCCATGCCGAAATCTCGTTGGGTAGCAACAACAGCAGAAGATATTGCCTGCATGATACCAATGTTTCCTTTAGACCGAGAAGGTTTGAGTGATGCGGTAAACATTTTACGAGGGCATCCATTCCCTCCGGGAGTTGGTATCGATGAGCAAAACCCTTAA
- a CDS encoding sugar transferase, giving the protein MTINLAVGKKAKKLYQTDNILCILLLLGDIVGLLLSLSLSLWLRLEQNLNSFDPLIYLFVFLVLAGLYLGDTYHPDTQIAGLRAPSRVLISNVVVASVIAALIYFSGVWGKDIVLKRGILLPSLGIFTIWAMVSRLWAAKWVRSQAQHSRWLILGADKKAILFGKTFLKHSSLGRLVVLATPEANTSELGESNRVYVGSLNDLPQWSQQSWSGVVVTTPTELSGAEIQQLMQLRLSGVSIYGIPDICETLWQKLPSFLLQDNWLAFGAGFNLTADSINQKLKRLLDIILAWLLFQFLFPLILLVVLAIKLDSPGPVFYTQMRTGLEGKPFKVYKFRSMYQDAEKRGVQWAKERDPRITRVGRWLRLTRIDELPQILNVLWGEMSLIGPRPERPEFDIKLQQEIPYYELRYVVKPGITGWAQVMYPYGASVEDAYEKLAYDLYYIKNYSLALDLAIVFKTIRVVLLGKGR; this is encoded by the coding sequence ATGACTATTAACCTTGCTGTTGGCAAAAAAGCCAAGAAGTTATATCAGACCGACAACATCCTCTGTATATTACTGTTATTAGGGGATATTGTGGGTTTATTGTTGAGTTTGTCTCTCTCTTTATGGTTACGATTGGAACAAAATCTGAATAGTTTTGACCCTTTAATTTATTTATTTGTTTTCCTAGTTCTCGCAGGGCTATATTTAGGAGATACCTACCATCCAGATACCCAAATAGCAGGGTTACGCGCTCCATCCCGCGTTTTGATTAGTAATGTTGTTGTTGCTAGCGTTATTGCAGCTCTCATTTACTTTAGTGGTGTCTGGGGGAAAGATATAGTCTTGAAACGAGGAATTTTGCTCCCCAGCTTAGGCATATTTACCATCTGGGCTATGGTATCAAGATTATGGGCAGCAAAGTGGGTGCGATCGCAAGCTCAACACAGCCGTTGGCTGATTTTGGGTGCAGATAAAAAAGCCATTCTATTTGGCAAGACTTTTCTCAAACACAGTTCATTAGGGCGCTTGGTTGTTCTAGCAACACCAGAGGCAAACACCAGTGAGTTAGGAGAAAGTAATCGAGTTTATGTGGGGAGCCTCAATGACTTACCCCAATGGAGTCAACAATCTTGGTCAGGGGTAGTAGTAACAACCCCAACGGAATTATCTGGTGCAGAGATACAGCAGTTGATGCAGTTACGTTTATCTGGTGTCTCCATCTACGGGATTCCCGATATTTGTGAAACCTTGTGGCAAAAACTTCCCTCATTTCTGCTTCAGGATAACTGGCTGGCTTTTGGTGCTGGTTTTAATTTAACGGCTGACAGCATTAATCAAAAGCTCAAGCGGTTATTAGACATTATTTTGGCATGGTTATTATTTCAGTTTTTATTTCCACTGATATTGCTAGTAGTACTGGCAATTAAGTTAGATAGTCCAGGCCCAGTCTTCTACACACAGATGCGGACTGGTTTGGAAGGAAAGCCTTTTAAAGTTTATAAATTTCGTTCCATGTATCAGGATGCCGAAAAACGGGGAGTGCAGTGGGCGAAGGAACGAGATCCTCGGATTACCAGAGTAGGACGCTGGTTACGCCTGACTAGAATCGATGAATTACCACAGATTTTAAACGTTCTCTGGGGGGAAATGAGCCTGATTGGCCCCCGTCCAGAACGGCCAGAATTTGATATCAAGCTGCAACAAGAAATTCCTTACTATGAATTACGTTATGTCGTCAAACCCGGAATCACAGGCTGGGCGCAGGTAATGTATCCCTACGGCGCATCAGTAGAGGATGCTTACGAGAAATTAGCTTACGACCTCTACTACATCAAAAATTATTCACTAGCTTTGGATTTAGCGATCGTCTTCAAAACCATTCGAGTAGTATTACTGGGCAAAGGCAGATGA
- a CDS encoding SDR family oxidoreductase — protein MSDAYDGLRLRWTLTGRKALITGATKGIGLAVANEFLSLGAEVTIVARNSQDVNQQLLIWEQAGLPAYGITADVATPDGRQAIFDQVGKTWDKLDILVNNVGTNISKKVVDYTAGEYEFIIQTNQTSIFEMCRLFYPLLQNGENSSIVNISSVAGLVSNRTGAPYGMTKAAINQLTRSLSVEWACDRIRVNTVAPWAIRTPLTESVLDNQDFLKLVLSQTPMGRVGEPEEVAGLVAFLCMPAASFITGQCIGVDGGFLAFGF, from the coding sequence ATGAGCGATGCCTACGACGGGCTACGTCTACGCTGGACACTGACAGGAAGGAAAGCACTGATTACAGGTGCTACCAAAGGCATTGGACTAGCTGTTGCCAATGAGTTTTTATCTCTAGGTGCAGAAGTCACAATTGTGGCACGAAATTCTCAGGATGTTAACCAACAACTACTTATCTGGGAACAAGCAGGATTGCCTGCTTATGGTATTACGGCAGATGTTGCAACCCCTGATGGGCGACAAGCCATTTTTGACCAGGTTGGCAAAACCTGGGATAAATTAGACATCCTGGTTAATAATGTGGGAACCAATATTAGCAAAAAAGTAGTAGACTACACGGCTGGTGAATATGAGTTCATCATCCAGACAAACCAGACATCAATTTTTGAGATGTGCCGTCTGTTTTACCCTCTACTTCAAAATGGGGAAAACAGCAGCATTGTGAATATAAGTTCTGTGGCAGGTTTAGTCTCGAATCGTACAGGCGCTCCTTATGGTATGACTAAAGCAGCTATAAATCAACTGACGCGATCGCTATCAGTTGAATGGGCTTGCGATCGTATTAGGGTAAATACCGTAGCACCTTGGGCAATTCGCACACCTCTAACCGAGTCTGTACTCGATAATCAAGATTTTCTCAAATTAGTTCTATCCCAAACACCTATGGGAAGGGTTGGTGAACCAGAAGAAGTAGCGGGTTTAGTGGCATTTCTTTGTATGCCTGCGGCATCTTTCATCACTGGACAATGTATTGGAGTCGATGGTGGATTTTTGGCTTTTGGTTTTTAA